CCGCTCGCGGCGGCGCATGATGGTCTCGCGCACGGTGTCGAGCACCACCGGTGCGCGGCGCTCGAGCTCCCGGTAGACGCGTCGGGGGATCGAGGCAGGGGCCGGCGGCTCAGTGGTGGCGGGGGTGGCGTCGCGGTGACCCAGCCGGATCCACCGAATCACCGGCCGGTCGGGCGGTGACGCCTGGATCGAGCCGACCGCGAGGCTGCGAGCGTGCACCGTCCGGTGCGGCTCGCCGTGCGCGATCGCGGTGCCGTCGACGGTCGACCCGTCGGTGAGCGCGGGCATCTGCGCGATCTCACCGATGCCGACGCGCAGCTCGAGGCGGGCGCCCGGGTTGCGCAGCGCGTGATAGTTCGCGGCGGCGACGAGCTGCGCGCGCTGCAGCTCGGTGAGTTCGGCCGCAGCGGCTTCGTCGGCTGCGGCGATATCGAAGAGCGGCGAGCGGTCGATCGTGTTCATTGACTCCACAGCTTAGCCGGAGTTGGCGGGGAGGCTGCCCGGCCGTCAGCCGCCGAGCCCGCATGAAGTGATCCGGAAGAGCTTCGCCTCGCCCTGCTGATCCACGAGCTCCGCTGCCGGATTGCCGTCGAGGTTCTCGATCCCCGGGTACTCATGGCGTCCGCTTTCGACCTCGCGCGTGCCGAAGTCGAGCACGAACCGCACGCCGGTGCGCTGCAGCGCGTCGCAGACCTGAGGGCTGTCGGGCTCGAACGCGAAGGAGTAGAGGATGAGTTCGGCGTCCTCGTCGGGAACCGACTTCTGATAGCTGAGCAGCACCGGGTAGCCGGCGAGCGCGTACGCGTAGGAGGTTCCCGTCCAGGGACTGCCGGCGATGACGGCACCGTCCGGGACGTGCTCCGGGAGGCGGGCGATGAGGGCGCGCTCGTCGTCGGAGAGCACGTTGTTGACGGGCACACGGCCCTCCTCGGCGCGACCGCCGAGGAGGCGTCGCTCGTCGGGCGGCATCGCGTCGATGTAGGCGGCCGATTGGCCGTCGTGCACGAGCCGCAGCAGGGGCACGAAAGCGGGATAGCCGGTGGTGAGCAGCACCGAACCCAGGCAGACGGCCGTGATGATGCCCGACCCCGCCCGGCCGAGTCGCGATCTGGTCAGCACGCCGCTCAGGCTGTCGACCGCGAAGACCGCGAGCGGGATCACGGTCACCACCAACTGTGCGCCCAGGCGGGGCACGTCGGCGAACCAGGCGTTTACGATGAGCCTGAGCGACTGGTCGGAGGCTCCCGCGGTGATGATGTACAGCGCGGCCGACACGATCCACATGAGGGCTGCCGCGAGACCCCATCGGTCGCGGCGCATCACCGCGAATACGATGCCGATGACCACGAGCGCGGCCATCGCGAGTGGCAGACCGGCCCCGAGGATCGACGACGTGAACGCTTGGAGCACCGCCTCGGGCAGCGAGGTCTGGGCGGGCCACCACCACGACGTGCGGAACCTGATGAAGATGTTGTAGCCCACGAGCAGGAACAGGATCAGCAGGGCGCCGCGCCGTGCCCGCTGCGCCACGGTCGCGCTGCGCCAGTTCGCGACGAAGGCGACCACGGCGATCACGGCGCAGAGCACCAGCAGGCTGGTGAACGCCGAGGGGTGCGATAACGCGACGGTGCCCGCTCCGAACAGGGCGAGCGCACCGAGCAGCCGCAGGGGGGCGATGCGTTCGCCTCGGATCAACCCGACGAATTGCAGGGCGGCGGCGACGGCCGCGGGCAGCACCGCCATGCCCAGGAAGAACGGGTAGAGAATGCCGTAGGCGAGGGTATTGAGCGGGAAAGCCGGGAAGGCCGCCGCGAGAACGCCGACGGCGATCGAGCTCGTCGGGGTCGTTCGCACGAGCTGTCGAGTGAGCAGCATGATGCTCGCGGGCCACACGAGCGCGACGACGACCATGTTGAAGGAGTTGATCGCCAGGGGGATGTCGGAGCCGCCGATGAGGGCGACGAGCGAGACCGCCGCGTGCCAGGCGCCGGGATAGTAGCTGCCGGTGTCAGCGGGATTCGAGTACGACGGCAGATGGAACGGCGATACGTTCGCGGTATCGAGGGCGTAGCGCAGAGCGCCGTGGTGGAAGACGGAGTCCCACGACTGGGAGACGGCGTTCGGGTCTCCGATGCCCACGCAGCCGATGAAGAGCAGACCCGCGCCGGCGAAGGCGAGCGACCCCGCCCCCCCCCACCCCCACCGGGTCGTGCGCTCCTCGGGATCCGAGAACCGGGCGCGCAGCACCAGACGGCCGATGAGCACGATGAGTGCGCTGAAGACTGCTGCTCCGATCGCGGCGGTGCCGAGCGTCCACGGAAGTCCCGCCCACGGCATGGCGATGGCGAGGACAGCATAGGCGCCGATCGAGAAGACGGGTGCGAACGCCCAGCACCAGAGGCGCCGCAGGCCGAGAAAGTAGCCGGTGGCGAGACCTGGCAGGTAGAGCACGACCACGCTGGCGAGCATCAGCGGAATCGCGCCCAGCCACGACAGCATGTCCTAACGGCCCTCGGGTTCGATCTGCAGCGGCTTGAGGTCGTGCTGCGTGCTCCACCACTCGAGGTCGGCGGCGAGGGGGGATCCCTCGCCGAGTTCGAGTGCCTCGTCGAGCAGGAGATCCCCGTCCGCGTATCGCTGCTGCAGCAGAGCGACCTCGGCCTCGTCGATGCCGAAGCGCTGCATGCCGATCGTGTTGACGCCGCGCAGCCGCGCGGGGGAGCCGAAGGCCTTCGCGTAGGGCGGCACGTCGCGCGCGATGGGCGTGCCCATGCCCACCATGGCGCCTGCGCCGATGATGCGGCGCTGGTGGATCGACGCGTTCATGCCGATGTTGACGCGCGGGGCGATGAGGCAGTGGCCTCCGATGCTGACCCCGGCCGAGACGGTCGTGCCCTCGCCGATCAGCACGTCGTGGGCGATGTAGGCCCGAGCCAGGATCCAACTGCTCGCACCCACGGTGGTCTCGCGATAGCTGCCCTGGTGGATCACCGCGTTCTCGCGGATCACGGCTCCGCCGCCGATGCGCACTCCGGCGTGCTCGAGGTCGCCGGTCCAGGCGGTGTTCTGCCGCAGGTTCGACATCTCGGGGGGAGCGCCGATCTGGGCGCCCGGGCCGATCCAGGCCCCGTCCTCGATCGTCGCGGGGCCGAGGATGACGGCGCCCGGGCCGATCGACACGTTCGAACCGAGTTCGACGCCCTCGCCGACGTAGGCGAGCGGGCTGATCAGCGTTTGGCTCATCGGAGCATCTCCAGGTTCACGACCGTCATCGGAACGGCGCCGTGCCTCGCGAACGATGACGGCGCCGAGTACAGCCGGGAGTCGGTGCCGAGCGCCGAGCGGGGGTCCCGCGTTCCCGATGTCCTGCTGCTCATTGTAGAGGGGTGCGGTCCGAGACCGCTGGTGCGGCCCTGCCGCGGGCGACCAGACGCCTCTCATGGCCGATTTGGTAAACTCGGGCGGTTACCTGAACTCACGTCAGGGGGCGGAACGAGCACGCAACGCGCTGAAGGAGGAAACGTGGCACTGAGCGCGGCAGAGGGGGCCGGAACGAACCAGAGCGGGTTCAACACCCCCGGACAGGGGCGCGGCCTGCTCGAGGTGTTCCGCTGGCGATACCTGCTGCGCCTGCTGGTGCGCAAGGAGACGTCGACCCGGTACCGCAACTCGGTGCTCGGGTGGGTGTGGTCCTATGTGCGCCCCGCGGCGCAGTTCATCATCTTCTACCTCGTCATGGGCGTGTTCCTGCAGATGGCGCGCGGCATCGAGAACTTCGCGATGTATCTCTTCTCGGGCATCATCGTGATCAACTTCTTCAGCGAGGGCTTCTCCAACGCCACGCGCTCCCTCGTCGACAACGCCCACCTCGTGCGCAAGATCTACATGCCCCGCGAGCTGTTCCCCGTCGCGGCGGTGATCGTGTCGTTCGTGCACTTCCTGCCACAGGCCGCCGTGCTGCTCGTGGTCGCCCTCATCTTCGGCTGGTTGCCGCTGCCGATGTACCTCGGCGCCGCGATCCTCGGCATCCTCATCGTCGGCCTCGCCGCCACGGGCCTCGGCCTCTTCTTCGGCTCTCTCAACGTGGCGTTCCGCGACGCGCAGAACTTCGTCGAGCTGATCCTGATGGTCGCGGTCTGGGCCTCGCCCGTGCTCTACTCCTGGCAGATGGTCGCATCGCAGGTGCCCGAGTGGCTGATGTTGATCTATCAGATCAACCCGCTGACGGCGGGTGTGGAGCTCTTCCACCTCGCCTTCTGGGATCCGGTGACGGCGGGCGCCCACTCCCTGCCCGACAACTTCTGGACGACCGTGTGGATCGCCACCGCCATCACGGTGGCCGGCGTGCTGATCGGCCAGTGGGTGTTTCGTAAGATCGAGCCGCGCTTCGCGCAGGATCTGTGAGAGAACGACAGCATATGGAACAGCATCAGCCGGCGATCGTCGTCGACCACGTCAGCAAGCACTTCTCGCTCAAGCACACGCACTCGATGAAGGAGGCGTTCATCGGGTGGACGAAGGGCAAGAAGCTGCGCTCCGACTTCACGGCCCTCAACGACCTGAGCTTCGATGTGGCCGAGGGGGAGTCGGTCGCGCTGCTCGGCTACAACGGCTCGGGCAAGTCGACGATGCTCAAGATCATGTCGGGCGTCATGCCCCCCGACGAGGGCACGGTGATGACGCGCGGCCGGGTCGCGGGACTCATCGAGGTGGGCGCCGGATTCCACCCCGACCTCACCGGGCGCGAGAACGTGTACCTCAACGCCGCGATCCTCGGCATGAAGCAGCATGAGATCGACGCGATCTTCGAGCAGATCGTCGACTTCGCCGAGATCCGCGAGTTCCTCGACCAGGAGGTGAAGTACTACTCGTCCGGCATGTTCATGCGCCTCGCCTTCTCGGTGGCGATCCACGTGGAGTTGGACATCCTGCTGGTCGACGAGATCCTCTCGGTCGGCGACGCGCCGTTCCGCGAGAAGTGCCGCCTCAAGTTCCAGGAGATGATCGCGCAGAACAAGACCATGGTGGTGGTGAGCCACGACATGGAGATGGTGCGGGAGCTCTGCGGTCGCGGCATCGTGATCAAGCGGGGCAAGAAGCACTTCGACGGCCCGATCGAGCAGGCGATCGAGTACCTCGGCTCCGAGGACTACCAGCTGGCCGAGTAACCGGCGTCGCGCCGGTTCAGCGCTGGCCGACGGAACTCTCTCGGCGAGTTCGAAGCCGACGCTCCCCGGCCGGGTCAGCCGCACTCCACGCGGTAGAGCGCGGCCTCGCCCTCGCGATCGACCTCGTGCAGGATCGGGTTCTGCGACACGTGGCGCAGGCCCGCGAACTGCTGCGAGTTCTCGGCGGCGTAGGTCGCGAAGTTCGGATCGCCGAAGTCGAGCACGTAGTCGATGCCGAGCCGGTCGAGGTAGGTGCAGGCCGAGGGGCCCATATTGCGCAGGTCGGCAGCGATCGCGGCGGCGTCGGTGTCGTACTGAGCCGCCATGTGCGGGAAGAGCAGTGCGCGGCCGGAGAAGGCGTACGCATAGGCCGAACCGTTCCACGGGTCACCCGCGATGCGCGCCCCCTCGGGCACCTCTCCGTCGAGGCGCTCGAGCAGCGCGAGTTCATCCGAGGAGAGCATGTCCGGCTCGTCCTTGTCGGGGGGACTCGTCGAGAAGAGCCCGCTCATCCAGCCGATCTGGCTGCCGATGTTGGCGCCGCGTGCGCCCGTCACGAGGATGGCCGCGACGGCGAGCAGCGCGATCAGCGGGTACCACGAGCCTCGGACCCGTGAGGGCAGCGGTGAGGGGAGCCGGGCCAGGCCGAGCCGCAGCGCGTCGAAGAGCAGCATGGCCGAGACGGCGGCGAGGGGCACCGCGGCCACCGGCAGCAGCGCGGCGAGCCGCGCCGCGTCGTTGTACCACGCCACGGTGAAGGCGTCGCGCAGCGGGCCGGTGAGGCCGATGGCGATCGCGTAGAGCAGCACGGTGAGACCGTACGACAGCACGATCCAGCGATGGCGCTTCCAGAGCAGCAGCAGCGCGGCACCGGCGAGCACGAAGAGCGAGACGAACCACGCCTTCGCCGGGATCAGCGGCGCGTTGGAGAGCGCACCGACGATCCCGGTCACCACCCCGCCGGCGTACCGCTTCTCGCTGTCGGTGTTCTGCACGACGATCCACATCGCGGCGATGACCGCGAAGGTGGCGAGCACTCCCGACCACCGGTACATGCGGGCGCGCAGCGGCAGCCCGCGGCGGCCGATGCGGGTGGCGTAGGCGACGATCAGCGGCAGTACGAGCACGGCGTAGCTGTAGACGCCGTTGGGCTGCGCGAACGCGGTCGCCCCCAGTGCTCCGAACGCGCCGATCCAGAGCGCGGCTCGGGGCGCGGGGTCGGTCTGCAGCGGTGGCCGCAACGCGAGGTGCGTGAAGCCGAGCGCGATGGGTACGAGCGCGTTGGCGAGCACGTTGGGATAGAGCACCCCCCACGAGAGCAGCAGGTAGGGGAACGCCGAGGAGGTCGCGGCGAAGATCCCCGCGAAGAGCAGCCCGGATCGGCGGCCCGCGAGGAATGGAGCTGAGAAGAAGAGCACTGCGACGGGCCACACCCACGCGGCGACGACGACGGTGACCGCGTTGGTCGCGAGGGGTACCGAGGTGCCGGTGAGGCCCGCCACGATGGCCACGATCGAGTGCCACAGGGTCGGGTAGACGGCGATGGTCTGGTGCGGCACCGCCATGTTCATGTGGAGCGGCGAGGCGTCGCCCGTCTGCATGATGAACGCCGCCGCGTTCAGATGGAACACGGCGTCGTAGGTCTGCGAGACGTTCTCGGGCGCCTGGATGGCGCGCACGATCTCGACTGAGATGATGCCGCCCGCGAGCAGCACGGGCAGCGCCACGAGCAGCCGACCCCGCGAGAACGGGCGACCGGTCGCGGGGGTCGGTAGCCAGCGCCGCACGACGAGCGCGACGACCGCGAGCGCCGCGGCGCACACGAGCACGGGCAGAAGGCCCCAGCGCACCCCCGCGAAGGGTGCGACGAGCGATGCCACGGCGATGATCGCGAGGGAGGCTGCGATGCCGCCCGCGACCAGCCCGAGCCCGCGCAGCCGCAGCGCGTAGGCCGTCGGCAGGCCGGGCAGGGTGACGAGGGCGGTGGCGAGCAGCAGTGACGGCACCACCGCCAGCCAGGCCGTCAACGCTGTTCCTCGCGCGTGCGCGCCTCGATGAGAGCCACCGCGCGCGCGAGCTCGGTGACCCTGGCGTCGCTGCGGGCCTTCGCCCGCACCGTGGCGACCGCGAAGATCAGCACCATGATGATGAAGACGTAGAGCAGCAGGTCGGTGCCGCGACCGATGCCGAAGAAGTTGGCGACGACGGTGAGGGCTGCCGGGAACAGGATCGCGAGGGCCGCCACGATCACGAACAGGATCGCGAAGATGCGCTTGAGGGCGAGCGATCGCTCGCCGGGGAGGAACTTGACTGCGAGTGCGGCGGCGATCACGACCGCGGCGATGAGCAGGAGCTGGAAGATCGTCATCGTCTTCTCCTAACGGATGATCAGGTCGATGAGGATGTTGACCGAGTTGAGCAGCGACTGGCCCTTCGCCTTCGAGTAGTCGCTGTAGATGACCTCGACCGGCTGCTCGGCGTAGGGCAGGCCCGTGCGGCCGAGCTGCACCACGATCTCGGTGCCGTGCGCCATGCGGTCCTGACGCAGCTTGATGCGGCGCAGCGCATCCTCGCGGATCACGCGCAGCCCGTTGTGCGCGTCGGTCAGGCGTGTGCGCGTGGTGAGGTTGGTCACCCAGACTGCGGTCTTCAGCACGATCTTCTTGAGCACACCCGGGTCGGTGCGGTCGTCGAGGAACCGGGATCCGAACACGATGGCGAGATCCTCGGCCCGCGCGCGCTCCAGCATCACCTCCGCGTCTTCCACCCGATGCTGTCCGTCGGCGTCGAAGGTGACGACGAAGCGTGCGCCGCGCTCGAGCGCGTACTCGAAGCCGGTCTGCAGCGCGGCGCCCTGCCCCAGGTTGATGGGGTGCGTCACCAGGCTCGCTCCTGCCGCCTCGGCGATCGCCCCCGAGCCGTCGCGCGAGCCGTCGTCGATGCACACCACGTTCGGGAATACCGATCGGAGATCCCGAACCACCCCTCCGATGACCTGTGCCTCGTTGTAGAGCGGGATGACGACCCACGCATCGTCGTTGGCGGTGCGCGGGGCGCCTGAGGGGGCAGGGTTCATGCTGACCATTCTGGCAGACCCGCACGGGTTGCGCGCCGAGCTTGCGGGCCAGCCGTTGGCATGAACCCTCTGTCACGATTAGGCTGAACCAGAACGTTCAGCAATAACTTGAGGCTTTGATGCTTCG
The genomic region above belongs to Leucobacter muris and contains:
- a CDS encoding DUF6541 family protein; protein product: MLSWLGAIPLMLASVVVLYLPGLATGYFLGLRRLWCWAFAPVFSIGAYAVLAIAMPWAGLPWTLGTAAIGAAVFSALIVLIGRLVLRARFSDPEERTTRWGWGGAGSLAFAGAGLLFIGCVGIGDPNAVSQSWDSVFHHGALRYALDTANVSPFHLPSYSNPADTGSYYPGAWHAAVSLVALIGGSDIPLAINSFNMVVVALVWPASIMLLTRQLVRTTPTSSIAVGVLAAAFPAFPLNTLAYGILYPFFLGMAVLPAAVAAALQFVGLIRGERIAPLRLLGALALFGAGTVALSHPSAFTSLLVLCAVIAVVAFVANWRSATVAQRARRGALLILFLLVGYNIFIRFRTSWWWPAQTSLPEAVLQAFTSSILGAGLPLAMAALVVIGIVFAVMRRDRWGLAAALMWIVSAALYIITAGASDQSLRLIVNAWFADVPRLGAQLVVTVIPLAVFAVDSLSGVLTRSRLGRAGSGIITAVCLGSVLLTTGYPAFVPLLRLVHDGQSAAYIDAMPPDERRLLGGRAEEGRVPVNNVLSDDERALIARLPEHVPDGAVIAGSPWTGTSYAYALAGYPVLLSYQKSVPDEDAELILYSFAFEPDSPQVCDALQRTGVRFVLDFGTREVESGRHEYPGIENLDGNPAAELVDQQGEAKLFRITSCGLGG
- a CDS encoding acyl-ACP--UDP-N-acetylglucosamine O-acyltransferase family protein: MSQTLISPLAYVGEGVELGSNVSIGPGAVILGPATIEDGAWIGPGAQIGAPPEMSNLRQNTAWTGDLEHAGVRIGGGAVIRENAVIHQGSYRETTVGASSWILARAYIAHDVLIGEGTTVSAGVSIGGHCLIAPRVNIGMNASIHQRRIIGAGAMVGMGTPIARDVPPYAKAFGSPARLRGVNTIGMQRFGIDEAEVALLQQRYADGDLLLDEALELGEGSPLAADLEWWSTQHDLKPLQIEPEGR
- a CDS encoding ABC transporter permease → MALSAAEGAGTNQSGFNTPGQGRGLLEVFRWRYLLRLLVRKETSTRYRNSVLGWVWSYVRPAAQFIIFYLVMGVFLQMARGIENFAMYLFSGIIVINFFSEGFSNATRSLVDNAHLVRKIYMPRELFPVAAVIVSFVHFLPQAAVLLVVALIFGWLPLPMYLGAAILGILIVGLAATGLGLFFGSLNVAFRDAQNFVELILMVAVWASPVLYSWQMVASQVPEWLMLIYQINPLTAGVELFHLAFWDPVTAGAHSLPDNFWTTVWIATAITVAGVLIGQWVFRKIEPRFAQDL
- a CDS encoding ABC transporter ATP-binding protein, which produces MEQHQPAIVVDHVSKHFSLKHTHSMKEAFIGWTKGKKLRSDFTALNDLSFDVAEGESVALLGYNGSGKSTMLKIMSGVMPPDEGTVMTRGRVAGLIEVGAGFHPDLTGRENVYLNAAILGMKQHEIDAIFEQIVDFAEIREFLDQEVKYYSSGMFMRLAFSVAIHVELDILLVDEILSVGDAPFREKCRLKFQEMIAQNKTMVVVSHDMEMVRELCGRGIVIKRGKKHFDGPIEQAIEYLGSEDYQLAE
- a CDS encoding DUF6541 family protein, with protein sequence MTAWLAVVPSLLLATALVTLPGLPTAYALRLRGLGLVAGGIAASLAIIAVASLVAPFAGVRWGLLPVLVCAAALAVVALVVRRWLPTPATGRPFSRGRLLVALPVLLAGGIISVEIVRAIQAPENVSQTYDAVFHLNAAAFIMQTGDASPLHMNMAVPHQTIAVYPTLWHSIVAIVAGLTGTSVPLATNAVTVVVAAWVWPVAVLFFSAPFLAGRRSGLLFAGIFAATSSAFPYLLLSWGVLYPNVLANALVPIALGFTHLALRPPLQTDPAPRAALWIGAFGALGATAFAQPNGVYSYAVLVLPLIVAYATRIGRRGLPLRARMYRWSGVLATFAVIAAMWIVVQNTDSEKRYAGGVVTGIVGALSNAPLIPAKAWFVSLFVLAGAALLLLWKRHRWIVLSYGLTVLLYAIAIGLTGPLRDAFTVAWYNDAARLAALLPVAAVPLAAVSAMLLFDALRLGLARLPSPLPSRVRGSWYPLIALLAVAAILVTGARGANIGSQIGWMSGLFSTSPPDKDEPDMLSSDELALLERLDGEVPEGARIAGDPWNGSAYAYAFSGRALLFPHMAAQYDTDAAAIAADLRNMGPSACTYLDRLGIDYVLDFGDPNFATYAAENSQQFAGLRHVSQNPILHEVDREGEAALYRVECG
- a CDS encoding DUF2304 domain-containing protein, with the protein product MTIFQLLLIAAVVIAAALAVKFLPGERSLALKRIFAILFVIVAALAILFPAALTVVANFFGIGRGTDLLLYVFIIMVLIFAVATVRAKARSDARVTELARAVALIEARTREEQR
- a CDS encoding glycosyltransferase family 2 protein; translation: MNPAPSGAPRTANDDAWVVIPLYNEAQVIGGVVRDLRSVFPNVVCIDDGSRDGSGAIAEAAGASLVTHPINLGQGAALQTGFEYALERGARFVVTFDADGQHRVEDAEVMLERARAEDLAIVFGSRFLDDRTDPGVLKKIVLKTAVWVTNLTTRTRLTDAHNGLRVIREDALRRIKLRQDRMAHGTEIVVQLGRTGLPYAEQPVEVIYSDYSKAKGQSLLNSVNILIDLIIR